The genome window ACGGCATCCGGTCCCCCGGCGACGGCATCCGATGCTCCCGCGTGACGGCCGCCCCGCCGGCGGACCGGCGGCCCGCGCGTTCCCCGGCCCGTCCGGCCGCCGGTGTGCCCGGGCCGCCCGGCCGGCACGGCGATCCCACCGGCTCGGCCACTGGCCCACCCCTTCCGGAGCGCGTGGTAGGGCGGGCCCGCATCGGTGGCCCGGGTACGGCGGGGCCCGCGTCCCGCGTTCGCCGCCCCGCCGGACGGGCAAGAATCCATGACCAGGGAAGTGACGCCCCAGCGGGCGGGAGATCGGGCTCCTGGGGCGTGATCGGATGGGAGCGGGGGTGAGCCCATGCCCGTCACGGCACGCCGTGTGTACGACGAGCCCACATCGGACGACGGCGTCCGGGTCCTGGTGGACCGCATCTGGCCGCGCGGCCTGACCAAGGAGGCAGCCCGGCTGGACGAGTGGATCAAGGATGTGGCGCCCTCGGCCGAGCTGCGGGTCTGGTACGGGCACGTCCCCGAGCGCTTCCCGGAGTTCCGCAGCCGCTACCTCGCCGAGCTCGCCGAGCCGCGCCGCCAGGCCGCGCTCCAGCACCTCCGCGACCTGTCGAAGCAGGGCAGGCTGACCCTGCTCACCGCCACCAAGGACGTCGAGCACAGCAACGCGGCCGTCCTCGCCGAGGTGCTGTCGGACTCCTGAGCCGCCGCCGGGGCGACGGTCCACCCTGCCGGCGCCGCCCGCGCGACCCGGCCGAACGCCAGAGCAGCCCGCGGCGGCCCGCCAACGTCGATGGCGCATGTGGAGCGGAACCGGTCGCCGTCCGCCGGCCGGGGTCGGTGCCGCCGCTCATCGCCGGGCGGGATCATGTGACGGCCGGCGGGCGCGCCTGGAGGCCGGCCGCGTCGCCTCGGGGCATGGGCCGGCCCTGCCGGCTCAGTGGATCTCCCGGGTGTGGTCGCCGGGCACGAGGCGCAGCCGTACGGTCGCCGGGAGCCGGTCCAGCCCGAGCGAGGAGCGCAGCGCGGGTACGGCCTCGGTGCTGAGCCGCCCGACCAGGCCGGCGAGATCGGCCGAGTCCCGGGTGGTGACGTTCACCGCGAGCCGGGGCTCCTCGGGGGTGCCCCGCAGCACGGCATGGGCCCGCCGTACCGCCGGATAGCCGCGCACCTGGTCGGCCAGGGCCCGGCTCGCCGGAGCGCCGCGGATCTCGGTCACCCCGGACGGGCCCTCTTCCAGGCGCAGCCGCCGGAGCCGGGTGGGCCGGACCAGGGCGAGCAGCCAGTCGAGCCCAATGGCCCCGATGATCAGCCCGAGGGCGGCCACGACCGGCCAGAACCACCCGGAGGTGCGGGCGAAGCCGGCGACCCTCTCGTCGAGCAAGGGTCCCCGGGCCGCCTCCGCCCCGAACAGGCCGAGGCCCCGGGCGAGTGCGAGCCCACCGGCGGCGAGCAGCACGAGCCCCACGACGGTGAGGCCGATGCGGTTGGCCGCTCCCCGGTTCATGGTCATCCTCCTTCCGCCCGCCGCGCCCGGCACTGGTTGCCGGGCGGGGGTCACCGGGCGCGTCAGGCCGGCCCGCCGATCACCGGCCGGGCCGGTCAGGCCGGGCCTCGCACCCGGACGTGCACCCGTGGCCGCTGGAGCGGGGCGAGCCGCTCCAGTTCTCCGTCCACGGCCTGGCGCACGCGCTCGGAGACCGTCGCCGTGTCCCGCAGGTCCGTGCGCGCCCGCACGTCGACCTGGGAACCGCGGATCCGCGCCCTGGCCCGCCGCACGCCGGGCGCCTCCCGGGCCACCCGGGAGAGCCGCCCCGCCAGCGCGCGGCGCGGCATCGCGATCACCAGATCGGGATCCCCGGTGCGCAGCGCGACCATCCGGCCGCGGCCCGGCACCAGGGCGATCAGCAGGAGCAGCAGGCCGAGCAGGGCGAGCGCGCCCGCCACCGCCATCGCCCGCGTGTCGTTCCAGGGCGTGCTCCGCGCCCATCCGGCCACCGTGTCGTACGGCACGAGCCGGAGCGGGCGGCCGAGCAACGCCGAGATCACCTCGATCGCGGTCACCACGCCGGCGACGAGCAGCACCAGGGCGGTGAGGAACGCGGGAACCGCGCGGGTCGGCCGGAGCGCGGAGCGTGCGGCCCGGCGCGCGACCCGCCCGTCCGGAGACCGGCCGCCCCCGTCGCGCTCCGCACCGGGGCCGGGTGCGGTCATGTCAGCCGGTGCGGTCAGGCGCTCGGGCCGCGGCCCGGGCTCCGGAGCCGGGTGGCCTGCGTTCACCGCGAATCACCCCCCACGGGCACGAGCCGGACGACGTCGATGTCGACGTTCACCACCGGCACCCCGGTGAGGCGGGACACCCGGTGCCGCAGCCGCTCCCGGAGATCTCCCGCGACACTCGGTACCGGTGCCGGGTAGCGGACCTCCAGGTCGACGTGGACGACGGCGGCGCCGCCGGCGAGCTCCGCGGTGACCCGCGGGGTGCCGGCGAGCCGCTCGTCCTCGGCCGCGACCCGCTCGGCGATCTTGACGAAGGCGCGGCCCGACACGGTCGTGGCGCCGCCTACCTGAGCGCTCATTGCCGCCGCAGGTGGACGCTCGGCATCTGAACGCCGCCCTCCATCATGAGGCCGACGAAGAAGCCGATCACGCCGAGGATGAGAACGAGCAGGAGCGCGCCCGCACCCCCGAAGGCGCCCACGATCCCCAGGACCGTGCCGAACGCGAGCCCGGCCAGGGCCCATACCGGGAAATCACTCATGACTGTTGTCCTTTCGCCGGCCCCCGGCCGGCGTCCTCGATGACCACGTCGTCGATCACGACGTGCACCTGCCTGCCCCCGGCGAGATCGCCGACGGCGTCACGCACCGACCTGGCGAGCTCGGGGAGCCGCGTGCCGTACCGGGCGGCCACATGGATCTCGATCTCGTCGCCGTGCACCGCGACGCCCTGGACGGTGTGCCCGGGCAGTGGGGTCGCCACCGTGCCCAGGCGGCCGCCGGAGAGACCGGCGACGCCGGGGCAGGCCGCCACCCGTTCCGCGATCTCCCTCACGGAGGCCTTTCCTCCACGGTGTCCGGTGGCGGTCATTGGACCCGCTGCCCCGTCCCGGCGCCGACCGGCTCTTCGTCCGGGAGGTGCACGTCGTCGACGGTGACGTTGACCTCGGTGACCTCCAGGCCGCACATCTGCTCGACCGCGTCGGCCACGTTGTCCCGCACCGCCTCGGCCAGCTCCGGAATGGAGGTGCCGTACTCGACCACGAGGTGGATGTCGGCCGCGGCCTGCCGCTCACCGACCTCCACCGCGATGCCGCGCGTGACGCTCTCCTCGCCGCCGAGCCTGCCCTTCAGCGCGCCGAACGCCCGGGCCGCGACCGTGCCGAAGTCGTAGACCCCCTTGATCTGCCGCGCCGCCATTCCTGCGATCTTGGCGACGACCTGGCTGGCGATGCTCGTCCGGCCCCGTTCCGTCGCGAGGCGCCCGGTGTCCGGGCCGTGGGCGCCGCGCTCGGCGGGCGTGCTGCTCTCGGTCATCAGACTTCCCCCGATTTGACCTCCGCGAGGACCACCTCGCGGATTCGTTCGCGTAATACCCGATCCATCCCGATTCATCGGGGGCGCCGGGGCGAGGTTGGGTCATGGAAAACCCCCGAGTGCGCCAAGCGTGTCGGGATCGCGAGATCTCCGCCGGCGACGGGGCCGGCCCTTGAACGCGACTTCGCGGGCCATGCACGCATCCCGCGTCCGTGGACGCATCCCACGGCCATGGACCGTCACCGCCCGGGCGCGGGTCTCCGGTGGTGGGCCAGTCCGGGTGCCGGAGTGGGCCGGAGTAAGTGGGTCACGTCCGGGTGCCGGACGCGGGCGGCCCCCGGGCACGGCCGACCGGCGAGCCGTGTGACCGCGCCGCCCGGCCGTGCCGTACGGCAAGCCGTGCCGTGCGGCAAGGGGAACCCGCGCGCGCCCGTGGCAGGGGAGTCCGCGGTGTGGGGGATCACCGCACGGCCGGCCGCCGTGCCGCACAACGCATCCCGCCACGGACCCGCCGTGCCGCACAACGCATCCCGCCACGGACCCGCCGTGCCGCACAACGACTCCGGCCGCGGACCCGCCGTGCCGCGCGACGCTCCGCGGCCATGGCTTCACCGTCTTGACCCGCCGCGGAACCTCCCAAGGCGGGGATCACCCGTCGCATCCGGCCCCCGGGCGAGCGCGATGCGGCGAATTTACCGGCTCTGTACGGCCCGCAGGTTTCACCGCTGAGCCGGGGGCATGGCGTGGATTGAGGCATATCCCGCGCGGCCACACGCCGGGCGACACGGAGCCGGAGGGGCGAATGAAAGAGGAACTCAAGACGGGGTCGGCCATTCTCGTGGGCTACTACCTCGGCAAGCACAACAAGTTCCGCACGGCCGCCGCTCTGGCGCTGATGCTCCTCGCCGGCCGGCTGCGCGGCGAGGCCGGGCTCGGCGGCCTGCTCGACCAGGCCGGCAAGCTCCTCGGCGGCACCGCCCCGGACCTGGGCAAGGTCACCGGATCGGTCGCCGAGCGGGTGCGCGGCGACCTCGTCGAGGCCGGGAAGAGCGCGGCCAAGGCCGCGGCGAGCCGGCGGATCGACGCGCTGAGCGACCGGCTCCACCGCCGGGCCGAGGCCCTGCGCCACCCGGAGGAAGCACCCGCCGAGGCCGAAGAGGCCGGAGCGGAGAGCGCGCAGGAGGAGGCCGCGGCGCCGGAGCCCAGGATCAAGGTTCCGCGTCCCCGGACCCACCGGGCCCCTGAGCCCGAGCCCGAGGACCTCGCCGAGGAAGAGCTCTACGAGGAGGAGCCGGAGGAGTACGAGGCCGAGGAGCGGCCGGCGCCGCCCCGCCGTACCTCCAAGCCCGTCACCCGCCGGAGGTAGCCACGATGGCCGAGGAAGCACAGCGCGCACAGCAGGCGCCCGAGGAACAGGTCGCACCGACGGCGCGGCTCGCCGCGGAGGCGAAGAACCTCGCCACGGCGCTGGCGGAACGGTCGCTGTCCACCGTGACCCACAAGGTCGATGAGATGGTCGGCCGGCTCACCGACTACGCCGAGCACGGCGGCGCGAGCCTCGCCGGTGCGAGCGGCGGCAAGAAGCTCGGCGCGCTCGCCCTGAAGCTCGGGGAGAAGCTGCCCGGGGTCGGCGGCATGCTCGAGGGCCTCACCGAGGGCGACGGCCGGCATCCCGTCCGCTCGGCCCTCATGACCTACGCCAAGGAGAAGGTCAAGGGCTTCTTCGGCGGCGGGGGCAAGGGAAAGGGCCGCAAGGGCAAGAAGCAGAAGGTCGTCAACATCGTCGAGTCCATCGACATCGGCGCCCCGCGGCGGATCGTCTACGACCAGTGGACGCGGTTCGAGGACTTCCCGAGCTTCATGAAGAAGGTCGAGACCGTCGAGCAGAAGTCCGACGAGAAGCTGAGCTGGAAGGCACAGGTCTTCTGGTCGCACCGCACCTGGGAGTCGACGATCCTCGAGCAGATCCCCGACCAGCGGATCATCTGGCGGTCGCAGGGGCCGAAGGGCTACGTGGACGGCGCGGTGACCTTCCATGAGCTCGGCCCGGACCTCACCCGGGTCCTGCTCGTCCTCGAGTACCACCCGCAGGGCCTGTTCGAGCGCACCGGCAACATCTGGCGCGCCCAGGGACGGCGGGTGCGCCTGGAGCTCAAGCACTTCCGCCGGCACGTCATGACGAACGTGCTGCTCCACCCGGACGACCTGCAGGGCTGGCGGGGCGAGATCCGCGACAGCAAGGTCGTGAAGGACCAGGAGACCGCGCTCCGCGAGGAACGGGAGCGCGCGGGGACGGCAGCCGGGCCCGCGGCCGGGGAGGCCGGGGAGGAGGCCCAGGCGGAGACCGGAGAGCCCGCGGCCGAGGAGGGCCGCGAGGAGATCGAGGAGCCGGCGGCCGAGGAAGGCCGGGAGGAGGAGGCCCTCGAGGAGGGCGCCGAAGAAGCCGAAGAGGCCGAAGAAGAGGAAGAGCCCGAGTACGCGACGGCCTCGGCCGCACCGGGCAGGCGGGCGAGGGCGGCCGGCAGGCCGGCCACGCCGCGGGCCCGGGGCGCCGAACCGCCGCCGTACGAGGCAGCGGAAGAGGAACGTCCGGTACGGCGTCGCCGCCCGCAGGCGCACTAGGTCCCGGGCAGCAGCCCGCGGCCGGTCGCCACCCGGCGTCGGCGCCGCCGTCCCGAGGGACTGCCGGCGCGAACACGCCACACGAGAAGAGAGAGAAGCAATGACCGTAACCGTTCCACCGGCGGGTGGCGCACCGGCCGGCGGAGGCGCGACCGGGTCCGGCCTCGCCGACGTGATCGACACGATCCTCGACAAGGGCCTGGTGATCGACGCCTACGTCCGGGTCTCGCTCGTCGGCATCGAGGTGCTGACCATCGACGCGCGCGTCGTGGTGGCGAGCGTGGACACCTACCTCCGCTTCGCCTCCGCGGTGAACCGGCTGGACCTCACCGAGACGCAGGACGGGCTCCCCGAGCTGGTCGGCGGCCTCACCGAGGGGGTCGCGCACGGCAAGTCCAAGGGGGTGGCCAAGGGCGTGATCGAGGCCGCCGGGGACAAGCTGCGCGAGTTCGCCGCGTCCGAGGAAGACCGCCGCGCCGTGCGACGGCGGCGGGGGGAGTGACATGTCGGGTTCCACCCATACGACGGAACGCGGGACCGGCCGGGCGGCCGAGGCCGCGCCCCCGGCGACGGACCGGTTCGCCTGCTACGTGTACGGCATCGTGCCGGAGGACGTGGAGGTCTCCCCCGGCACCGTGGGCGTGGGCGAGCCGGCCGGCCAGGTCACGCTGGTCCGGCACGGCGAGATCGCCGCGCTCGTCAGCCCGGTGGACGTGGACCGGCCCCTGGGCCGGGCCTCGGACCTGGTCGCGCACGAGCGGCTGCTCGACGGCGCGGCCGCCGAGGTGCCCGTGCTGCCGTTCCGGTTCGGCGCGGTGCTGACCAGCCCTGAGGCGGTGGTCGAGGAGCTGCTCGCCCCGCACCACGACCAGTTCGCGGCCGCGCTGCGGCAGCTCGAGGGCAAGGCGCAGCACGTGCTGAAGGCGCGCTACGCCGAGCGGCCGGTGCTCCTGGAGATCCTCCGGGAGAACGCCGAGGCGAGGCGGCTCCGGGACCGGATCCGCGACCTTCCGGAGGACGCCACCCGCACGGAGCGGATCCGGCTGGGCGAGCTGATCACGCAGGCGATCGAGGCGAAGCGGGAGGCCGACACCCAGGCGGTGCTCGACCGGTTCGCGTCCTGCACGGTGGCCGCGAACGTGCGCGACCCCAGCCACGAGCGGGACGCCGCACACGTCGCCTTCCTGGTGGAACACGCCAAGGCGGACGAGTTCGCCGAGGCGGTCGAGGAGCTCAGCGACGAGTGGGCGGACCGGGTCGAGGTTCGCGTGCTCGGCCCGATGGCGCCGTACGACTTCGTGGTGGCCGAGGGCTGACCCATGCGCGGGAAGGAGGGCCGGGCGTGATGTTCGGGTGGCTCATCGGCTTGCCGCTCGCCCCGGTCCGCCTGGTGATCAGGATGGGCCAGCTCATCCAGGAACAGGCCGAGCACGAGCTGCGGGATCCGGCCGCGGTACGCCGCCGCCTCGAGGCGATCGAGGAGGCGCGGAGCGCGGGTGAGATCTCCGCGGAAGAGGAGGAGCAGGCGATCGACGAGGTGCTCCGGCTGATGTCCGGGACGCGGGGAGGGTGATGATCCGTGCCTCCCGAACGACGACGGCCCCGCTATGCGGAGGAGCCCGAGCCGCAGGAGGCGGTGGGCGAGTCCGCGGATGAGGCCTACGACGAGGCCTACGACGACGTTTACGACGAGGAGCCGGCGTACGACGAGGAGGCGGCGTACGAGGAGCCGCGGGCGCGCCGGCCCCGCCGCCCGCTCACCGCGGCGGCGGCCGCCCAGGCCGGCCTGCGCCACATCGCCCAGCTCACCAGCCGGGACCCGGAGGCCGTGACGCTGGTCGCGCCGCGGGAGCACGGCTGGGTGGTGGACGTGGAGGTGCTCGAGGACCACCGCATCCCGTCGTCGAGCGACATCCTCGCCATCTACGAGATCGAGATGGACGACGAGGGCGACCTGCTCTCCTACCGGCGGACCCGGCGCTACCGCCGCGGACCCGTGGAGTTCACCGAAGGATCGTCATGAGCGACCCCGCCCGCTACCGCCAGCAGTACCCCTCGCCCGCCTCGGCGGGCGGTGGCGGCACCAACCTCGGCGACATCCTCGAACGGGTGCTCGACCGCGGGGTGGTGATCGCGGGCGACATCCGGGTCAACCTGCTCGACATCGAACTGCTGACCATCAAGCTGCGCCTGCTGATCGCATCGGTCGACACCGCCCGCGAGCTCGGCATCGACTGGTGGGAGCACGACCCCTGGCTCACCGGGAAGAGCCGCGAGCTGGTCGATGAGAACCGGCGGCTGCGGGAACGCCTCGCCGCCGTGGAGGAGCGCCTCGCGGAGACCCGGCCGGTCGAGGGCCACGTGGTGGAGGACGAGCCGATCGAGCGGCGGGCCACGCGCAGAGCGGAGCGGCGCCGTGACTGACACCGGTGTCTACCTGTACGCGATCACCCCGGAGACGGTCCGCGGGGACGGCCTCACCGGCATCGGCCAGGCCCCGGTCTACGCGATCACGCATCGCGGGCTCGCCGCCCACGCCAGCGCCGTACCGCTGGACCGGTTCGGCGAGGAGCCGCTGCGCCGCAACCTGGAGGACCTCGACTGGGTGGAGGAGGTGGCCCGCGCCCACCACCGGGTGGTGTCCGCGCTCGCCGCCGAGGGCGCCACCGCCCCGGTCCGGCTCGTCGTCGTGTACACCGGCGACGAGCAGATCCGCGACCTGCTCGACCGCCGGCACGACGCGTTCGCGGAGGTCCTGGAGCTCGTCGACGGCCGGCAGGAGTGGGGCGTCAAGGCGTACGCCACCCCGGTGCCGTCCGGCGGCGGGAGCGGTGAGGGCCGCGTCCCGGCGGGCCGCGGCGGGAGCGGCGGCGCCAAGGGCGGCGGTGCCGGGTTGGCCTACCTGCAGCGGCGCAAGGCGGCGCTGCGCAGCCGTGACGACCTGTGGCGCCGCGGGGCCGCGCAGGCGGAGCGCCTCCACGCGGCCCTGTCGGCGATCGCCGTGGCCGGCCGGCGGCACCGCCCGCAGGATCCGCGCCTGTCCGGCCGGAGCGACTGCATGGTGCTCAACGGCGCGTACCTCCTCGACCCCGATCGGCTGCCGCGGTTCACCGCCGTCCTCGACGCGTTCCAGGGCCAAGGGCTGGACATCGAGCTCACCGGGCCCTGGGCGCCCTACTCGTTCACCACGCTCGAGCTCGATCCGCCCGGTGGCGCGGAGCCCGCCGGCGACACCGAGGAAGGAGCGGACCGCAGGTGACCCTGGAGACCATCACCGGAACGGCCGGCACCACCCGGGGCGAGGCGCTCGCCGCCGAGGGCCGGCTGCCGTCCGAGCGCGTGGCGCTCGTCGACCTGCTCGACCGGCTCCTCGCGGGCGGGGTGGTGATCGTGGGCGACCTCGTGCTCTCCATCGCCGACATCGATCTGGTGCGGATCTCCCTGCGGGCGATCATCGCGTCGATCGAGGGCGACGAGCCGGACGAGCCGCTGCGCGGCGAGCTCCGGGAGGGGCCATGAACGAGCCCGGCCGGTGGCGCTTCACCGCCGACCCGGAGGAGGTCGAGCGCGACCTGAGCAGGCTGGTGCTCACCGTGGTCGAGCTGCTCCGGCAGCTCATCGAGCGCCAGTGCCTGCGGCGGATGGACCGGGGCGACCTCACCGACGAGCAGATCGAGATGCTCGGCCTCACCCTCATGCGCCTCGAGGAGGCCATGGAGGAGCTGTGCGAGCACTTCGATCTCACGCTCAGCGACCTCAACCTCGACCTGGGGCCGCTCGGCACCCTGCTGCCGACCGATCGCTGAGCCTTCCGCGGGATGACCCCGGACCGCGGCGCCGTGCCGTACGGGCCGGCGGGCCGCCCACCGGGCCGGCGGTCATGGGCGGCGGACGGCGCGCTCGCACCCCGCCGCGCGGGCCCTCGCCCATGCCGCGCGCCGGGCGCGGTCCCACCCGGTCGCCGGGCCGTGAGGCCGGGTGCGGTCATGCCGGCCGGGCTCAGGGCTCGACCAGCCCGGCCCGGATGGCGTACCGGGTGAGCTCCAGCCGGTCCCGCATGCCCAGCTTGGCGAGCACGTTGGCGCGGTGCCGGTCCACGGTCTTGACGCTGATCTGCAGGGTCTCGGCGATCTCCTTGGAGGAGTAACCCTCGGCGATCAGCTTGACGATCTCCTCCTCGCGCGGGGTGAGCACGCTGTCGGGCACCCGCTCCCCCCGCCGGGCGCGGGCGAGGTAGTCGCGGATCAGCGCGGTGACCGCGCCGGGGTACAGGAACGGCTCGCCGCGCATCGCCGCCCGGCAGGCCTCCAGCAGGTCGCGGTCGGCCACCGACTTCAGCACGTACCCGGAGGCCCCGGCCTTCAGCGACTCGAAGAAGTACTGCTCGTTGTCGTACATCGAGAGCATGAGGATGCGGATCCCCGGGGCCCGGCGGGAGATCTCCCGGGCGGCCTGGATCCCGGTCATCCGGGGCATGGCGATGTCGAGGATCGCCAGGTCCACCTCGCCCTCCCGGGCCGCGGCCACGGCCTCGGCGCCGTCGGCCGCCTCGGCCACCACGGTCAGATCCGGCTCGGCGTCCAGGATCAGCCGCAGGCCGCGGCGCACCAGGGCGTGGTCGTCCGCCAGCAGGATCCGCGTCACCGTCCGCTGGGCGTCCCGGGTGCCCGTCATCTTCCGATCCACCTCTCCTCCCACAGCGCACCCTCACCCGCCTCGTTCCGCCGTACGGCCGGCGAGCGGCACCTCCAGCAGCACCTCGGTGCCCTCGCCCGGTGGGGAGTCGATCGACAGGCGGGCGCCGATCAGCAGCGCCCGCTCGCGCATGCCGCGGATACCGGCGCCCTCCCGGTCCACCCCGCCGCGCCCGTCGTCGGTGATGCGGAGCCGTACCATGCCGCGTTCGGCGGTGAGCGTCAGCCACACCCGGCTCGCCTTGGCGTGGCGGGAGATGTTCGTCAGGCTCTCCTGCGCGATCCGGTAGATCACCAGTTCCGCTTCGCTGCTCAGCTCGGGTAGGTCGGGGTCGCACCTGCGCTCCACCGGCACGCCGCTGGCGCGGGAGAACTCCGCCGCGAGCGCGCTGAGCGCACTGAGCAGTCCCAGGTCCTCCAGCACCCCGGGGCGCAGCCGGCGGGCCACCTGCCGCACCTCGTCCAGCGACGAGCGCACCGTCTCCTGCACCGCCTGCAGCTCCTCGCGGAGGTTCCGCGGGGCGCGGTCCACCACGCGCTTGAGCTCCAGCAGCGCCACGGTCAGCGTCTGCCCGATCTCGTCGTGCAGCTCCTGGGCGATGCGCTGCCGTTCGGCCTCCTGGGCGGCGAGGACGTGGGCGGTGCTGAAGCTGCGCTCGGCCTCCAGCCGGTCGAGCATCGCGTTGAAGCTCTCGATCAGGTCGGCCAGGTCGCCGTTGCCGCGGTCGGTGAGGCGGGCGCTGCTGCCCATCAGGTCGACGCGGCGCATCAGCGCGGTGAGCGCCTCCAGGGGCGCCAGGCTCTTGCGCAGCAGGATCGCGTTGACCGCGAGGATCACCCCGAGGCCCACGATCAGCACCGGCACCTCGGCCGGCAGCACCGGCGCCGAGACCGTGACCGGGGAGACCGCCAGCACCAGCGTGCCGGCGGTGAACACCAGCCCGTTGGAGAGGAACAGCCGGCGGAACAGCGCCTGGGCGGGCGAGAGTCGCGCGCCCCGCCGGCGGATCTGGCGCGGGCCGGTGCCCGTGGGGGCTCCGGAGGGTCCGGCCCCGTCGCCGGCCGCGGGCCGGGTCACCGCCACCGCGCCCTCGGCCGATCCGCGGCCACGCTCCTCCGCTCGCCGATCGGTCCGCACCTCGGCACGCCGTTCCTCCGGGCGGCCACCGCGTTCACCCCGGTCCGTCATCCTGTGGTTCACCCCGTGCGCCGCGCGCCCGTGCGCACCGGCCTACTGTCCACCCTGCCATAGATGGCGGGAGGTTCCGGTATGCGAGCGTGCCCTGGTCCCCCGTCTGGTCCCAGAAACCTCCCATTGCCCGGCTTTTACACATCTCACCCCCGCCGAGATGGGTGGTAGGCCTGATTTCCTGATGAACGTCTGGGTAAGAAAATGGAAATGGGAGACGGAACGCAGGAGGAGTGCGCATGACGGTGACCGCGAGCGATCCCACGCCCGCGGCCGCTTTCGCATGCCCTGACGCCGCACCCCTCGGCATCCCGCCGGGTCGGCCCCACAGCACGCCGACGGTCTTCCGGCGGCGGACTCCGTCCCCGTACCCTCCGCATCGCCTGCGCCGTGCACGCCGGGGTAAACGCACGCGGCAGATCCGGCGCGGGGTAGACGACGACCGATCCGCATGCCCGCCCGGAACACCGGGTCCGCCGCCCACCCCGTCGCGGCCTCACAGCCGCCCCATCGCCGCGGCGCAGCGCTCTTGATCCTCCGCTGAGCCGCATCGCGGCGTCCACGCCATCTCAGACTTCGGCGGTGTGCGGCGGGGACGCGCTCCGGCCGTCCCATCCCCCTGGGCACTCCCCACGGCCTGCCGGCCCGTGTGCCCGGCCGGATCGCCCTGCCGTCACCGCACGTGATCGACCATGCCCGTTCGGTGTGCCCGCGTGGCGCACCCCAGATGAAAGGTGACCGCACCATGACCGGTATCCGGACGACACGGAATGCCGGGCCGCGCGTCCCGGCGTTCCCGGCCGCCACGGCTGATTCGGCGATATCGGCGGCCACCGCGACCTCGCTCCGTCACGGACCCCCGGGGCGTGGTCGATGAGCGCGATCCTCGCTCTCACGATCTTCGTGGTGGCGTTCGGGTTCATCGCCACCGAGAAGGTCGACAAGGTCAAGGTGGTGCTCATCGCCGCCGGCCTGATGGCCCTCACCGGGCTCATCCCCGGCGACGAGGTGTTCTTCTCCGAGCACGCCGGCATCGACTGGAACGTCATCTTCCTGCTGCTCGGCATGATGATCATCGTCGGGATCATCATGCAGACCGGCGTGTTCGACTACCTGGCCATCTGGGCGGCCAAGCGCTCCCGCGGCCGGCCGTACCGGCTGATGCTGATGCTGATGGCCATCACGGCGATCGCCTCGCCGTTCCTCGACAACGTCACCACCATCATGCTCGTCGCGCCGGTCACCCTGGTGGTGTGCGACCGGCTGCGGATCTCGCCCAAGCCCTACCTGATCGCGGAGGTGCTCGCCTCCAACATCGGCGGCGCCTCCACCCTCATCGGCGACCCGCCCAACATCATCATCGGCAGCCGGGCCGGGCTGAGCTTCAACGACTTCCTCCTGCACATGACGCCGGCCGTCATCATCACGATGGCGGTCTTCCTCCCGCTGTGCTGGCTGATGTTCCGCCGGTCCTTCCAGTACAACCCCGAGCACGTCGCGGAGGTCATGGAGCTGCAGGAGGGGC of Thermobispora bispora DSM 43833 contains these proteins:
- a CDS encoding DUF488 domain-containing protein, producing MPVTARRVYDEPTSDDGVRVLVDRIWPRGLTKEAARLDEWIKDVAPSAELRVWYGHVPERFPEFRSRYLAELAEPRRQAALQHLRDLSKQGRLTLLTATKDVEHSNAAVLAEVLSDS
- a CDS encoding DUF6286 domain-containing protein; translated protein: MTAPGPGAERDGGGRSPDGRVARRAARSALRPTRAVPAFLTALVLLVAGVVTAIEVISALLGRPLRLVPYDTVAGWARSTPWNDTRAMAVAGALALLGLLLLLIALVPGRGRMVALRTGDPDLVIAMPRRALAGRLSRVAREAPGVRRARARIRGSQVDVRARTDLRDTATVSERVRQAVDGELERLAPLQRPRVHVRVRGPA
- a CDS encoding Asp23/Gls24 family envelope stress response protein, which produces MSAQVGGATTVSGRAFVKIAERVAAEDERLAGTPRVTAELAGGAAVVHVDLEVRYPAPVPSVAGDLRERLRHRVSRLTGVPVVNVDIDVVRLVPVGGDSR
- a CDS encoding Asp23/Gls24 family envelope stress response protein, with the protein product MREIAERVAACPGVAGLSGGRLGTVATPLPGHTVQGVAVHGDEIEIHVAARYGTRLPELARSVRDAVGDLAGGRQVHVVIDDVVIEDAGRGPAKGQQS
- a CDS encoding Asp23/Gls24 family envelope stress response protein yields the protein MTESSTPAERGAHGPDTGRLATERGRTSIASQVVAKIAGMAARQIKGVYDFGTVAARAFGALKGRLGGEESVTRGIAVEVGERQAAADIHLVVEYGTSIPELAEAVRDNVADAVEQMCGLEVTEVNVTVDDVHLPDEEPVGAGTGQRVQ
- a CDS encoding SRPBCC family protein gives rise to the protein MAEEAQRAQQAPEEQVAPTARLAAEAKNLATALAERSLSTVTHKVDEMVGRLTDYAEHGGASLAGASGGKKLGALALKLGEKLPGVGGMLEGLTEGDGRHPVRSALMTYAKEKVKGFFGGGGKGKGRKGKKQKVVNIVESIDIGAPRRIVYDQWTRFEDFPSFMKKVETVEQKSDEKLSWKAQVFWSHRTWESTILEQIPDQRIIWRSQGPKGYVDGAVTFHELGPDLTRVLLVLEYHPQGLFERTGNIWRAQGRRVRLELKHFRRHVMTNVLLHPDDLQGWRGEIRDSKVVKDQETALREERERAGTAAGPAAGEAGEEAQAETGEPAAEEGREEIEEPAAEEGREEEALEEGAEEAEEAEEEEEPEYATASAAPGRRARAAGRPATPRARGAEPPPYEAAEEERPVRRRRPQAH
- the gvpJ gene encoding gas vesicle protein GvpJ codes for the protein MTVTVPPAGGAPAGGGATGSGLADVIDTILDKGLVIDAYVRVSLVGIEVLTIDARVVVASVDTYLRFASAVNRLDLTETQDGLPELVGGLTEGVAHGKSKGVAKGVIEAAGDKLREFAASEEDRRAVRRRRGE
- a CDS encoding GvpL/GvpF family gas vesicle protein, whose translation is MSGSTHTTERGTGRAAEAAPPATDRFACYVYGIVPEDVEVSPGTVGVGEPAGQVTLVRHGEIAALVSPVDVDRPLGRASDLVAHERLLDGAAAEVPVLPFRFGAVLTSPEAVVEELLAPHHDQFAAALRQLEGKAQHVLKARYAERPVLLEILRENAEARRLRDRIRDLPEDATRTERIRLGELITQAIEAKREADTQAVLDRFASCTVAANVRDPSHERDAAHVAFLVEHAKADEFAEAVEELSDEWADRVEVRVLGPMAPYDFVVAEG
- a CDS encoding gas vesicle protein GvpG, which encodes MFGWLIGLPLAPVRLVIRMGQLIQEQAEHELRDPAAVRRRLEAIEEARSAGEISAEEEEQAIDEVLRLMSGTRGG
- the gvpO gene encoding gas vesicle protein GvpO; protein product: MPPERRRPRYAEEPEPQEAVGESADEAYDEAYDDVYDEEPAYDEEAAYEEPRARRPRRPLTAAAAAQAGLRHIAQLTSRDPEAVTLVAPREHGWVVDVEVLEDHRIPSSSDILAIYEIEMDDEGDLLSYRRTRRYRRGPVEFTEGSS
- the gvpJ gene encoding gas vesicle protein GvpJ, translated to MSDPARYRQQYPSPASAGGGGTNLGDILERVLDRGVVIAGDIRVNLLDIELLTIKLRLLIASVDTARELGIDWWEHDPWLTGKSRELVDENRRLRERLAAVEERLAETRPVEGHVVEDEPIERRATRRAERRRD